GAAAGTCAGCTGCCGCCGGCCTCGGTAAAAAAGCTGGTAAAAGTCGTCTGCGAAAATTTCAAACTTCCCTATTTTACGCTGTCGCCCACATTTAGCATTTGCCCCGAACACGGATACATTTACGGCGAACACAAATATTGCCCCAAATGCGAAGAAGAAGGGAAACAAAACCGGTGTGAAGTGTATTCGCGTATTGTGGGGTATCTGCGTCCGGTAGATCAGTGGAACGACGGTAAACAATCGGAATTTGAAGACCGGAAGCTGTTTGACAGCAAAATTGAAACCGGTGTGCCAACAGAATTACAGGAAGCTTAGGGGGTTATGAAGATAGCCGGATTTAAAAAACAGAGCCTGATTGATTTTCCGGGGAACATCAGCACGGTGATTTTTACGCAGGGATGTAATTTCCGCTGTGGGTTTTGCCACAATCCCGACCTGGTGTTGCCCGAAAAATTCGGGCCTTTGTACAAACAGGAAATGCTGTTTGATTACCTGAACAAATACCGCCATCTGCTGGATGCCGTTTGCATTACCGGCGGCGAGCCGACACTGCACAACGATTTGCCTGATTTTATCCGGGAAATAAAAAGTTTCGGGCTGAAAGTAAAACTGGACAGTAACGGCACCCGTCCGGATATGCTGGCTTTGCTCTTCGAACAGAAACTGCTGGATTTTATCGCTATGGACATTAAACAGGTGCTCGATTTTTCGCTGTACAACGCCATTGTCGGCAATACGTTAAATCGGACGGTCTTTGACAAGATACTTCGTTCGATAACTC
The sequence above is drawn from the Candidatus Sulfidibacterium hydrothermale genome and encodes:
- a CDS encoding anaerobic ribonucleoside-triphosphate reductase activating protein translates to MKIAGFKKQSLIDFPGNISTVIFTQGCNFRCGFCHNPDLVLPEKFGPLYKQEMLFDYLNKYRHLLDAVCITGGEPTLHNDLPDFIREIKSFGLKVKLDSNGTRPDMLALLFEQKLLDFIAMDIKQVLDFSLYNAIVGNTLNRTVFDKILRSITLIENAGIDYEFRTTVIKGVHQPEQIKALRKRFGRHYKIQQFNPEITLNPDVTGEPFSEKEFQAFQAG